The following are encoded in a window of Pontiella desulfatans genomic DNA:
- a CDS encoding GDSL-type esterase/lipase family protein: MMKPVLNKVLIAGAALSISTAFGDQPRTVTPERQNEWWHARHEEKLAEISNRGDQIDLVFIGDSITHFIDSYAPGLVQQVFPGIQHLNLGYSADKTENVLWRLRNGELAGISPQVVVIMIGTNNTGHRQDSAAVTGEAIGLIVQEVRQQLPDAQVILHSIFPRGEGPTDGLRMLNEEINALLPAIAAGDEKIIHMDINSEFLDQDGILSTSIMPDLLHPNAAGYDIWMTAIEPVADQYLIPSFEPTISWDGEAGDGLWSSVTNWTGDRLPGATDIVGIGDVTVNYDVTDGGGNLPSACIIQLSNATLNATTVLRMTSSSIHVGSNSTVTGSGWWDLNGGSFVFEDGAAVTMNNWEQKGLNTFTFNLSASGFTTLTPGALRIGNDGVHGASISNATYVVDMTNYTGGAGTITLMDFGTDGANMDNATFQSATMIVTNAGAYQASIQWNDSTEAIELSIAGTPPPDPDAVSWDGEAGDGLWTSATNWLGDVEPTYGDDVVINNAAVNWDVTTNAGSFLPDSLTLTGSATLTANTVTRFNGTEVNVGPQAALAGTSFYDFNSSTARFEAGATATMTWWEQKGSPTFVFNLNAAGFTVLTPGNLLSSTGMSNVTYVVDMANYTGVAQDITLVDFTNGGSLTAAGFQTANLVVQNAGSYTANLVWDDASDSIVLEMDGSNPGIDYDVSWDGGGGADSNWLTAANWDNDSGTGNGDVVHIGSSYTANWNFGGGWHSPGNPAVVDLDGSLTASDAVRSWSTVWNISSQASLDLGANWLVLWGGGSAFIFDAGATLSTSGNIQFGNHADCTLGFNLDADGFDALNAYGLVVDGFAGQTISVDMADYTGSDSVITLVDFSSGGAMTAADFQNFSLIVTNTGSYQASLQWNETTADIELAIEGDDSGGGGDDPGYVPTNGVAVLVVQSASGGAGSTPVDLSADGDLDWGAWDGELTVPGETMAGGAGFASLSAIGATTFDGGFFNSQNSYSWTNGTPTATGSTTLAGNATITSVGDGVQLAIDVAAAGAYQLKFYTTTYDVNLDATVTLASGGVSDMAPGTYATNSTIKYEYTVDFSTDGSDTLTLDLVKSGGANSIFAYEAFSLKSVAYVPDMVDDLGKILCIGDSITEADALRAAGDGNWSWRYPFWKKLVDAGISHEFVGTRTANYQGTSVYPDYNGQSFTNRHEAIWGLTAQERAGSAPTYLGALKSQGDTPDTAVIFCGGNDVSVDANVAAETVRDRIKTIVDHLQGDVGTSGNSDIRILLVSILPRFSGTTPLAQNTRHEEINDLLGSLATNETTATSYVTYLDISDLFNTPPGLLYDGVHPNGAGEEVEADEIFDALVLDTGTGTGTTYEITFINVDRSETVEIAGVGEVAVPPPGVDTAYKMFTGWPTVLPATANTTYQALFDIKPAPNGEYVDVFIATGQSNAYYPLNPDNSGQYAFGQGIQAALSASGYFSNPTVVIAAEPGVPIAYWWAEFINPPGPNTRYNMHFFDTTGTGPEGQLEAKINEIIANGDTPRFMGVFWWQGESDGIGDYASADTSQADYELRWNGILNQLTADLGAAGVNSNDFSFVVNTVSESGDKINNILTGIANADSRGAVFDTQVAPYFDQDIIVEPQYGNLHDYDHYAVGQANAQLFIASFGGTVDPSANQAPSAQDQTVAMGDASSISITLSATDPEDDPLSYSIIDQPTNGTLSGTAPNLTYTPNAGWNGRDTFTFTAQDVFNTSSVATITITDGKVVDLFIATGQSNAYWPLGTNSTGTYQFGYGVQDALDASGLFLNPAVVIDGAPGQEIAAWHTGTAPNGLYNQQFFDTTGVSTGKLEAAILQIITNGDVPRFRGLFWFQGETDGQNGSEAQYANRWNGLLGQLASDLNALDIATNEFQFVMNTVGNSGALINSTLTTITDADARGALFNTQVTPYRTNFNDIHGYGHYAVGEANVQLYINSFGGSIRPVDIFIVAGQSNANGQGLVSELTAQQAGPHDARFYCSWHYQAYNAETDQYFSGWQNQTVAGQTRSSFHTSSTFGGSSWFGPEIGFAARAHAINLTGNQMAVLKYPVDGSSLNTATDQFGESDWDLAAAGNRDGDCWRGFQAALSNAVAGLEQQGLTPNFKGMIWWQGENGTSAAGLNTFIAGVRNHLANTYGLQNATEFPVVITGNDRWGTGLKSGVAAPDDYVGFVNSDAFGQAGNVHVGSDEGPSDWDSNGTNDMFEIGAAYADEMAQVLAGNNGGGTDPVDVVVWDGEAGDGLWNSAANWSGDALPVLGDTIAITNGDTVNMPGNDWSLPADITVNVSGSSQIGNTVAAARLYGSMTFNFAAGSGMSGAYIDLYDGTLNFENGATFTPGFIQHRGSTTYGITFGETGFSSLTPGTLTTGDLGENWSNVTFNIDFSNYDIANGNTVDLIDYSGHSAIYSGTFNPTVNTDEGSSGLTGTLSFDTATSKVIYTFEAPVTAPVLTLNSGFPPVVEWSAVSGQTYNVWFKTNLTDSVWIDLGPATDRFTMPTNDASGFIRIEAGP, encoded by the coding sequence ATGATGAAACCTGTTTTGAACAAAGTGTTGATTGCCGGAGCGGCGCTGAGTATTTCAACCGCGTTTGGTGATCAACCCCGTACCGTTACGCCGGAGCGGCAGAATGAGTGGTGGCACGCCCGGCACGAGGAAAAACTGGCCGAAATCAGCAATCGCGGCGACCAGATCGATCTGGTGTTTATCGGTGATTCCATAACCCATTTTATAGATAGCTATGCGCCGGGGCTGGTCCAACAGGTTTTTCCGGGGATCCAGCACCTCAATCTGGGCTACAGTGCGGATAAAACCGAAAATGTGTTGTGGCGATTGCGCAACGGGGAGCTTGCAGGAATTTCTCCGCAGGTGGTCGTCATTATGATCGGCACCAACAACACTGGGCACCGCCAGGATTCGGCGGCGGTAACCGGCGAAGCGATCGGCCTGATTGTTCAGGAAGTTCGGCAGCAACTGCCTGATGCGCAGGTGATTCTCCATTCCATCTTCCCCCGAGGCGAAGGGCCGACCGATGGACTGCGCATGCTGAATGAAGAAATCAACGCCTTGCTGCCGGCCATCGCAGCAGGGGATGAAAAAATCATCCACATGGATATCAACAGCGAGTTTCTGGATCAGGACGGAATCCTTTCAACGTCCATCATGCCGGATCTGTTACACCCCAATGCAGCCGGGTATGACATCTGGATGACCGCCATCGAACCCGTGGCCGATCAATATCTGATTCCGTCGTTTGAACCTACCATTAGCTGGGACGGCGAAGCGGGTGATGGCCTGTGGTCGAGTGTGACCAACTGGACAGGCGACCGATTGCCCGGAGCCACTGATATTGTCGGGATTGGCGACGTCACGGTGAATTATGATGTGACCGATGGGGGTGGAAATCTTCCGAGCGCATGCATCATCCAGTTAAGCAATGCAACGCTGAATGCAACAACGGTGTTGCGCATGACCAGCTCCTCCATTCATGTCGGGTCCAATTCAACTGTGACCGGCTCCGGTTGGTGGGATTTGAACGGCGGTTCATTTGTATTTGAGGACGGTGCTGCGGTGACCATGAACAACTGGGAGCAGAAGGGGCTCAATACCTTCACCTTTAACCTGAGTGCATCCGGATTCACTACGCTGACGCCCGGCGCGCTGCGGATCGGCAATGACGGCGTCCACGGCGCATCCATTTCCAATGCAACCTATGTGGTGGACATGACGAACTATACAGGCGGTGCCGGTACCATCACACTGATGGACTTCGGCACCGACGGCGCCAATATGGATAATGCCACTTTCCAGAGTGCAACCATGATCGTGACCAACGCGGGTGCGTATCAGGCCTCTATTCAATGGAACGATTCAACCGAAGCCATCGAGCTCAGCATTGCGGGAACGCCCCCGCCGGACCCGGATGCAGTTTCATGGGATGGCGAAGCCGGTGACGGCCTGTGGACGAGCGCGACCAACTGGTTGGGTGATGTTGAACCGACCTATGGCGATGATGTGGTGATAAATAATGCTGCGGTAAACTGGGATGTAACCACCAATGCCGGAAGCTTCCTGCCTGACTCCCTGACCCTTACAGGATCGGCAACGCTGACGGCCAATACAGTAACTCGATTTAACGGTACTGAAGTTAATGTGGGGCCCCAGGCAGCATTGGCGGGAACTTCTTTCTATGATTTTAACAGTTCCACCGCACGCTTTGAGGCCGGTGCAACGGCGACAATGACCTGGTGGGAGCAGAAAGGCTCCCCGACGTTTGTTTTCAACCTCAATGCGGCCGGCTTCACTGTGCTGACCCCCGGCAACCTTTTGTCCAGCACCGGCATGAGCAACGTGACCTATGTGGTCGACATGGCGAACTATACCGGCGTGGCTCAGGACATTACACTGGTGGATTTCACGAATGGCGGTTCCCTGACGGCTGCCGGTTTCCAGACAGCGAATCTGGTGGTGCAGAATGCGGGCAGCTACACGGCCAATCTCGTCTGGGACGATGCCAGCGATTCGATTGTTCTGGAGATGGATGGTTCGAACCCCGGAATTGACTATGATGTCTCCTGGGACGGCGGTGGCGGTGCCGATAGCAACTGGCTGACAGCAGCCAACTGGGACAACGACTCCGGGACTGGAAATGGTGATGTGGTGCATATTGGCAGCAGTTACACTGCGAACTGGAACTTCGGCGGGGGATGGCACTCGCCGGGTAATCCCGCGGTGGTTGATCTCGACGGCTCGCTGACCGCCAGTGATGCCGTACGTTCCTGGAGTACGGTCTGGAATATCAGCTCTCAAGCATCACTTGATCTCGGAGCCAATTGGTTAGTGCTCTGGGGGGGCGGATCCGCGTTTATTTTTGATGCCGGTGCAACGCTTAGCACCTCCGGAAACATACAGTTTGGTAATCATGCAGATTGTACGCTCGGGTTTAATCTTGATGCCGATGGGTTCGATGCTTTGAATGCCTATGGGTTGGTGGTTGACGGGTTTGCCGGCCAGACCATTTCTGTCGATATGGCGGATTATACCGGTTCGGATTCGGTCATCACGCTGGTCGATTTTTCCAGCGGCGGGGCCATGACCGCTGCCGACTTCCAGAACTTTAGCCTGATTGTGACCAACACTGGAAGCTATCAGGCATCCCTCCAGTGGAATGAAACAACCGCTGACATTGAGCTCGCTATTGAGGGCGACGATTCCGGCGGTGGAGGAGATGATCCGGGGTATGTGCCGACGAATGGGGTTGCGGTCTTGGTTGTGCAGAGCGCGAGCGGTGGTGCCGGATCGACTCCTGTTGACCTTTCCGCGGATGGTGATCTGGACTGGGGTGCCTGGGATGGAGAGCTCACAGTTCCCGGTGAAACGATGGCCGGTGGTGCCGGATTCGCCAGTCTCAGTGCGATTGGTGCAACCACGTTTGACGGTGGATTCTTTAACAGCCAGAACAGTTACAGTTGGACGAACGGGACACCAACCGCAACGGGAAGCACCACGCTGGCCGGCAATGCAACCATCACCTCCGTTGGGGATGGTGTTCAGCTGGCAATTGATGTTGCTGCTGCGGGGGCCTACCAACTGAAGTTTTACACCACGACCTACGACGTCAATCTCGATGCCACCGTGACCTTGGCCTCCGGCGGGGTTTCTGATATGGCTCCTGGCACCTACGCGACGAACAGTACGATAAAATATGAATACACGGTTGATTTCTCGACCGACGGCTCGGATACACTGACGCTGGATCTGGTTAAAAGCGGCGGGGCCAATTCCATTTTTGCCTACGAAGCGTTTTCTCTTAAATCGGTAGCGTATGTTCCGGATATGGTGGATGATCTCGGCAAGATTCTGTGCATCGGAGATTCCATCACTGAAGCGGATGCCCTGCGTGCAGCAGGCGATGGTAACTGGTCCTGGCGTTACCCGTTCTGGAAAAAGCTCGTTGATGCCGGGATATCACATGAGTTTGTAGGAACGCGTACGGCAAATTATCAGGGAACATCTGTTTACCCTGATTATAACGGCCAATCTTTTACGAATCGTCATGAAGCGATCTGGGGCTTAACCGCCCAGGAGCGTGCCGGCAGTGCGCCTACTTATCTGGGCGCGCTGAAGAGTCAGGGCGATACGCCGGACACGGCGGTCATTTTCTGTGGCGGTAATGACGTTTCCGTGGATGCCAATGTGGCCGCCGAGACGGTGCGTGACCGGATAAAAACCATCGTCGACCATCTTCAGGGCGACGTCGGCACCAGCGGTAATTCCGATATCCGAATTTTGCTCGTGTCCATCCTTCCGCGTTTTTCCGGTACTACACCGCTGGCGCAGAATACACGGCACGAGGAAATTAATGATCTTCTGGGGTCGCTGGCGACCAACGAAACCACGGCGACTTCGTATGTAACTTATCTCGATATTTCGGATCTATTTAATACTCCTCCCGGCCTGCTCTATGACGGTGTTCATCCCAATGGTGCCGGGGAAGAGGTTGAGGCGGATGAGATATTTGATGCGCTGGTTCTGGATACCGGAACGGGTACAGGTACGACCTACGAGATTACCTTCATCAATGTCGATCGGTCGGAAACCGTCGAAATAGCCGGTGTAGGTGAGGTTGCTGTTCCGCCACCGGGTGTTGATACCGCCTACAAAATGTTCACCGGCTGGCCGACTGTTTTACCCGCCACGGCAAATACGACGTATCAGGCCCTGTTTGATATTAAGCCTGCTCCCAATGGAGAATATGTCGACGTTTTCATTGCGACTGGTCAGTCCAATGCCTATTACCCGCTCAATCCGGATAACAGCGGTCAATATGCGTTCGGGCAGGGCATTCAGGCGGCTCTTTCCGCATCCGGATATTTCTCGAACCCGACGGTGGTGATCGCAGCGGAACCCGGTGTTCCGATTGCCTATTGGTGGGCAGAGTTTATCAATCCTCCGGGACCCAATACCCGTTATAATATGCACTTCTTTGATACCACGGGCACCGGCCCTGAAGGGCAGCTGGAAGCGAAAATCAATGAGATTATCGCCAATGGTGATACGCCGCGCTTCATGGGCGTCTTCTGGTGGCAGGGTGAAAGCGACGGAATCGGAGACTACGCTTCCGCCGATACTTCGCAGGCCGATTATGAATTGCGCTGGAACGGGATTCTTAATCAACTGACAGCCGACCTTGGTGCCGCAGGTGTAAACAGCAATGATTTTTCATTTGTCGTGAATACTGTTTCTGAGTCGGGCGACAAGATTAACAACATATTAACCGGGATCGCAAATGCGGACTCGCGTGGAGCCGTCTTTGATACGCAGGTGGCGCCGTATTTCGATCAGGATATTATCGTGGAACCTCAGTATGGAAACCTGCATGACTACGATCACTATGCGGTCGGGCAGGCGAATGCCCAGCTGTTTATTGCCAGCTTCGGGGGAACGGTCGATCCGTCAGCGAATCAGGCACCCTCCGCACAGGACCAGACGGTTGCGATGGGAGATGCTTCATCGATTTCCATTACGCTGTCCGCTACCGATCCGGAAGATGATCCGCTCAGCTATTCGATAATTGATCAACCGACGAACGGAACGCTTTCGGGAACCGCGCCGAATCTGACCTACACCCCGAATGCCGGCTGGAACGGACGCGATACGTTTACGTTCACGGCGCAGGACGTGTTTAACACATCCAGCGTGGCAACCATAACGATCACCGACGGTAAAGTGGTCGATCTCTTTATAGCCACCGGGCAGTCCAACGCGTATTGGCCGCTCGGCACCAACAGCACCGGCACGTACCAGTTCGGGTATGGGGTACAGGATGCCCTGGATGCCTCCGGCCTGTTTTTGAATCCAGCGGTGGTGATCGATGGCGCTCCCGGGCAGGAGATTGCCGCCTGGCATACCGGTACGGCACCCAACGGCCTCTACAATCAGCAGTTCTTTGATACCACCGGCGTGAGCACCGGAAAGCTGGAGGCGGCAATCCTTCAGATTATTACCAACGGCGATGTACCAAGATTCCGCGGCCTTTTCTGGTTCCAGGGCGAAACCGACGGACAGAATGGAAGCGAAGCTCAATATGCAAATCGATGGAACGGGTTGCTCGGCCAACTGGCTTCGGACCTGAACGCCCTGGATATCGCGACAAATGAGTTTCAGTTTGTCATGAACACCGTTGGCAACTCCGGCGCGCTGATCAACAGCACCCTGACGACCATCACGGATGCGGATGCAAGAGGGGCGTTGTTTAATACACAGGTCACTCCGTATCGAACCAACTTTAATGATATCCACGGCTACGGCCACTATGCGGTCGGCGAGGCCAATGTTCAGCTCTATATCAACAGCTTTGGTGGATCGATCCGCCCGGTCGATATTTTTATTGTGGCCGGACAGTCGAACGCCAACGGGCAGGGGCTGGTCAGCGAACTGACCGCTCAGCAGGCGGGTCCCCACGATGCGAGGTTCTATTGTTCATGGCACTATCAGGCCTATAATGCGGAAACCGATCAGTATTTTTCAGGCTGGCAGAATCAGACTGTAGCCGGTCAAACCCGATCATCATTCCACACCAGCAGCACCTTTGGTGGTAGCTCGTGGTTTGGTCCGGAGATCGGTTTCGCGGCCCGGGCCCATGCGATCAATCTTACCGGTAATCAGATGGCGGTACTCAAGTATCCGGTCGATGGGTCCTCTCTCAATACCGCAACGGATCAATTCGGTGAATCGGATTGGGATCTGGCGGCGGCCGGTAATCGGGATGGCGACTGTTGGCGTGGATTCCAGGCGGCGCTCTCGAATGCGGTCGCTGGTCTGGAACAACAGGGTCTGACGCCGAACTTTAAAGGCATGATATGGTGGCAGGGTGAAAACGGTACCAGTGCTGCAGGCCTGAATACCTTCATTGCAGGCGTTCGTAATCACCTGGCCAATACCTACGGTTTACAGAATGCAACAGAGTTTCCGGTGGTGATTACCGGTAATGATCGCTGGGGCACCGGTTTGAAATCGGGCGTCGCGGCTCCGGATGACTATGTCGGTTTTGTGAATTCCGATGCGTTCGGTCAGGCCGGTAATGTTCACGTAGGCAGCGATGAAGGACCCTCGGACTGGGATAGCAACGGCACCAACGACATGTTTGAAATCGGTGCCGCCTATGCCGATGAAATGGCGCAGGTTCTGGCCGGGAATAACGGGGGTGGAACGGATCCTGTTGATGTGGTTGTCTGGGATGGCGAGGCCGGTGACGGCCTCTGGAACTCGGCCGCCAACTGGAGCGGCGATGCGTTACCTGTGTTAGGGGACACGATTGCGATCACGAATGGCGACACCGTGAATATGCCCGGTAACGACTGGAGCCTTCCCGCGGATATCACCGTCAATGTGTCCGGCAGCTCTCAGATCGGGAATACCGTTGCGGCGGCCCGGCTTTACGGAAGTATGACGTTTAACTTTGCTGCCGGAAGCGGCATGTCCGGTGCCTACATTGATTTGTATGACGGTACATTGAATTTTGAAAACGGGGCCACCTTTACGCCTGGTTTCATTCAGCACCGCGGAAGTACGACCTATGGAATCACCTTCGGGGAAACCGGGTTTTCCTCCCTCACTCCGGGTACGTTGACGACAGGAGATCTTGGCGAAAACTGGTCGAACGTTACCTTCAATATCGATTTCTCAAACTACGATATTGCCAATGGGAACACCGTCGATCTGATCGACTACTCGGGGCACTCTGCGATATACAGCGGAACCTTTAATCCGACCGTTAATACCGATGAAGGAAGCTCCGGGCTGACCGGTACACTCTCGTTTGATACAGCGACCTCGAAAGTCATTTATACCTTCGAAGCGCCTGTCACTGCACCGGTCCTTACGCTGAACAGCGGCTTCCCGCCGGTGGTCGAGTGGTCCGCCGTCTCCGGACAAACCTACAACGTGTGGTTTAAAACCAACTTAACCGATTCGGTATGGATCGACCTCGGTCCCGCCACGGACCGTTTTACCATGCCGACCAACGATGCGTCCGGCTTCATCCGCATCGAGGCAGGGCCGTAA
- a CDS encoding sulfatase — protein sequence MGCGIMGTVGKVIAVAVLYGAFSAGAKPKPNIVHIMVDDLGWQDIASHKLDGNPVYETPHLDRMTREGRRFTQAYSPAPSCAPSRVAFLRGQHPVNTEVYHVSGGRIPRAWHKNSDRICPYYSYGLPVEEPMIPEALTRAGYITAHVGKWHAGGKSAGYPFPLDQGFDFGFTERDGRHKYYNDEDLWNPEEQNRNTFFGAWASPGMEKRLSVFATDDPNDPYQVNEKGRPFDKPLDLVLGFMEKYKGQPFFMNYCPYEVHGPIQTRDKKRFDNYVNKLGMEYPTDPKKTYYDLPGHSDPYYASMVDTVDYYIGQVISYLEQTDDPRNPGHKLIDNTYVIVDSDNGGVHRFTDNAPLKGGKQNTWEGGVRIPFLVRGPGVQAGSICDTPINLIDLFPTFMTMAGLPRDEALELDGCDILPLIHGESDTAFYADGRERESLFWFFPWDAHMSSALRKGPWKLVRHYGAAKRKPDVRLFRLYAGERTDDLSEARDVGDQFPEVRRGLLEELDQLIAVAGAPVPFDNPTAKNADQAAVAAMPNVLDLGSEEDRVWVMLESGNGKAEIENARLLYTLNPPPMDTIGGNREEWLSAPATISQGRVEAVMPPGATHAVFSMVDANGFLISSEAMPAVCDVGHHAKDSELLANGFAYKPGLYALIKLGEQAFATTGDKELKAVLKAAKAKYAAEQIDKKIMCDAIRSLRTAIRSQQGTPEAAHPLLNRFPTEPLF from the coding sequence ATGGGTTGTGGCATTATGGGTACAGTGGGGAAAGTGATCGCAGTGGCGGTCTTGTACGGTGCGTTCTCGGCCGGCGCGAAACCAAAGCCGAACATCGTTCATATCATGGTCGACGATCTGGGCTGGCAGGATATTGCCAGCCATAAGCTCGACGGCAACCCGGTCTATGAGACCCCGCATCTCGACCGCATGACGCGTGAAGGCCGCCGTTTTACACAGGCCTATTCCCCGGCACCGAGCTGTGCGCCGTCGCGGGTGGCCTTCCTGCGAGGACAGCATCCGGTCAATACCGAGGTCTATCATGTTTCGGGCGGGCGTATTCCGCGGGCCTGGCATAAAAACAGCGACCGGATCTGCCCATACTATTCCTACGGACTGCCTGTCGAAGAGCCGATGATTCCGGAAGCCCTTACCAGAGCTGGATACATCACTGCACATGTGGGTAAATGGCATGCAGGTGGAAAATCCGCCGGATATCCATTCCCGTTGGATCAGGGATTTGATTTCGGGTTCACGGAGCGCGATGGCCGGCATAAATATTATAACGACGAGGATCTCTGGAATCCTGAAGAGCAGAATCGTAATACCTTTTTCGGAGCCTGGGCCAGCCCGGGCATGGAGAAGCGCCTCAGTGTTTTTGCAACGGATGATCCGAATGATCCCTATCAAGTGAATGAAAAAGGGCGGCCGTTCGATAAGCCGCTCGATCTGGTACTGGGCTTCATGGAAAAGTACAAGGGTCAACCGTTCTTTATGAACTATTGCCCCTACGAAGTACATGGTCCGATTCAGACGCGCGATAAAAAGCGTTTTGATAATTATGTAAACAAGTTGGGCATGGAATACCCTACGGATCCGAAGAAGACCTATTATGATCTCCCGGGGCACAGCGATCCATACTATGCCTCGATGGTGGATACCGTGGACTACTACATCGGCCAGGTGATCAGCTATCTGGAGCAGACCGACGATCCGCGCAACCCCGGCCATAAACTGATCGATAATACCTATGTGATTGTCGACTCCGACAATGGCGGTGTTCATCGGTTTACAGACAATGCCCCGCTGAAGGGCGGCAAGCAGAATACCTGGGAGGGCGGTGTACGCATACCGTTCCTGGTTCGCGGCCCCGGAGTGCAGGCGGGTTCAATCTGCGATACACCGATCAATCTTATCGACCTGTTTCCTACATTCATGACCATGGCCGGACTGCCGCGGGATGAAGCGCTGGAGCTTGACGGATGCGATATTCTTCCACTGATCCATGGTGAATCCGACACAGCTTTTTATGCTGATGGACGGGAACGCGAATCCCTCTTCTGGTTCTTTCCATGGGATGCCCATATGTCATCTGCTCTTCGAAAGGGTCCGTGGAAGCTGGTTCGGCACTACGGCGCCGCTAAGCGCAAGCCGGATGTGCGGCTGTTCCGCCTGTATGCAGGTGAGCGGACCGATGACCTGAGTGAAGCGCGGGATGTCGGCGACCAGTTTCCTGAAGTCCGCAGGGGGCTTTTGGAAGAACTTGATCAGTTGATCGCTGTGGCGGGTGCACCGGTGCCGTTCGACAATCCGACCGCAAAGAATGCCGATCAGGCCGCCGTTGCGGCTATGCCGAACGTCCTGGATCTTGGATCCGAAGAAGATCGTGTCTGGGTGATGTTGGAATCCGGCAACGGCAAAGCCGAGATCGAAAATGCCCGGCTGCTGTATACTCTGAATCCACCTCCAATGGATACCATTGGCGGAAACCGTGAAGAGTGGCTTTCAGCACCGGCGACAATCTCTCAAGGCCGTGTGGAAGCGGTCATGCCTCCGGGTGCCACGCATGCGGTTTTCTCGATGGTGGATGCCAACGGTTTTCTGATCAGTTCCGAGGCGATGCCGGCCGTTTGTGATGTGGGGCATCATGCGAAGGATTCGGAACTTCTTGCGAACGGTTTCGCTTATAAGCCGGGATTATATGCCCTGATCAAGCTGGGGGAACAGGCATTTGCCACAACCGGCGACAAGGAACTCAAAGCAGTCTTAAAGGCCGCCAAGGCCAAGTATGCTGCGGAACAGATTGATAAAAAAATAATGTGTGATGCCATCCGCTCTCTTAGGACGGCTATCCGCAGTCAGCAAGGAACGCCTGAGGCGGCTCACCCTCTGCTGAACCGTTTTCCGACGGAGCCACTTTTTTAG